In one Desulfomicrobium escambiense DSM 10707 genomic region, the following are encoded:
- the folD gene encoding bifunctional methylenetetrahydrofolate dehydrogenase/methenyltetrahydrofolate cyclohydrolase FolD: MRIIDGKKTAAIIRQELKDQVGVLAARHGRAPGLAVILVGDNPASQVYVRNKERACADVGIISKGFRLPADIPQEQLEDTITFLNSDPAIDGILLQLPLPKGLDSQRCLDLIDPSKDVDGFHPVNMGRLALGLPCLRSCTPAGIMTLLDRHGIDVAGKKAVVIGRSNIVGKPLALMLLQKNATVTVCHSRTRDIAEEVRTADIVLAAVGIPKFVTADMVKPGAVVIDVGINRTELGLVGDCDFAGLQDTASAMTPVPGGVGPMTIAQLLVNTLEAYVEHVG; encoded by the coding sequence ATGCGCATCATCGACGGAAAAAAGACGGCCGCCATCATCCGTCAGGAACTGAAAGACCAGGTCGGGGTCCTGGCCGCCCGGCACGGCAGGGCCCCTGGGCTGGCTGTGATCCTGGTGGGCGACAATCCGGCCTCGCAGGTCTATGTCCGCAACAAGGAGCGCGCCTGCGCCGACGTCGGCATCATCTCCAAGGGCTTCCGCCTGCCGGCGGACATCCCCCAGGAGCAGCTCGAAGACACCATCACCTTCCTGAACTCCGACCCGGCCATCGACGGCATCCTGCTGCAGCTGCCGCTGCCCAAGGGGCTGGACAGCCAGCGCTGCCTGGACCTCATCGACCCGTCCAAGGACGTCGACGGCTTCCACCCGGTGAACATGGGCCGCCTGGCCCTTGGGCTGCCGTGCCTGCGCTCCTGCACCCCGGCCGGCATCATGACCCTGCTTGACCGCCACGGCATCGACGTGGCCGGCAAGAAAGCCGTGGTCATCGGCCGCAGCAACATCGTCGGCAAGCCCCTGGCGCTCATGCTCCTGCAGAAGAACGCCACGGTCACGGTCTGCCATTCCCGGACCAGGGACATCGCCGAGGAGGTCCGCACCGCCGACATCGTGCTGGCCGCCGTGGGCATCCCCAAGTTCGTGACCGCGGACATGGTCAAGCCGGGGGCCGTGGTCATCGACGTGGGCATCAACCGCACGGAGCTCGGCCTGGTCGGCGACTGCGACTTCGCGGGTCTGCAGGACACGGCCTCGGCCATGACCCCGGTGCCGGGCGGCGTCGGCCCCATGACCATCGCCCAGCTGCTGGTCAACACCCTCGAAGCCTACGTCGAACACGTGGGCTGA